The following DNA comes from Alienimonas californiensis.
TTCGGCGCCCATGGTGACCATTTCTTCCATCTGAACCGGGCGCGGCAATAAAAACGCCCCGCAGTCGTGCCGGGTCAGGCTGCGTTTGAGCAGCGAGTAATCCAACCGGGAAAGGTTCTCGGCGACGTCCTGAATGGTGTAGTCGGGAATAATGTCGAGCCAGACGTCGGCGTCGCCGAGGGCGAGGTCGAGGTCGATGACGGTCACGCTGTTATGGACGTCCTCGGCGAGAGCGCAGCCGAGGTTCACCGCCAGGCTGGTGCAGCCCACGCCGCCGCTGACGCCGGCGACGGCGATCACGCGGTTGCCGCGGGCCGGTTTGCCGTCCTCCCCGCCGCCCCCGCCGGACTGGCGGATGCGGTCCAGGGCCGCGATGAAGTCGTCAATTTTCAGGGGGTGAGACAAAAACTCCTTCGCCCCGGCCCGCATCGCCTGCAGGATCAGGCTGCCCTCCTGGCTGGCGGAGACCGTCATCACGGTGCAGTCCGGCACCTCGTGGGTGATGCGGTTCACCAGCGCCAGCGCCCGCTGCGGATCGCCGTCCAGGGCGACCAGCGCCAGGTCGGGGCGGCTCTGGGCGACGGTGTCCTCGAAGCCTTCGTAGCGGCCGGTCTCCGCCTCCAGCCAAACCATATCCAGGCCCAGCAACAGGTTCTTCACGTCCCGGCGAGTTCGATCGTCCGGGTCGACCAGCGCCAGGCGGGTGACGTCGTTCATCGTAGTGCGGGAGGGTGGAAGGGGGCGGGATCAGCCCGGGGGCGCGGGACGCGGAAGGGGCGTCAGCCGGAAGGATGCGCCACGCCGGAGACGCGTGCGGGAGGAATCGGGGAGCGGCGGTCAATCCAGTCGCCGCGCCGGGAGACCGGGCGGCGCCTCTGCGGCGCCTCAGCAGCGGATCAGCGACGGGTCGGCGGCGGGGCCGTCACGCGGCCGGTTCCGAACGTGCCGAAGCCGGACGTGAAGCCGGGGGCGGCGGACGCCTCCTCGGCCGGGGCCGCCGGCGGGAAGGCGTGCTGATAGGCGGCCGGCACGACATGGGGGGCGCCGGCCTGCACGCCGCCGGCCGGCTGGACGCCGCCGAGGGCCCGCGGGGCGTACGACGTCGGCGCCATCGCGGAGCGCTGCGGCGCCGGGGCGTATTGGGGGGCGAAGCGATTCGCTTCCCGGCTCGGGCCGGCGCCGGCGTTCGGGGCGGCGCCGGCGTTCGGGGCGGCGTCCGGGTCGTCCTCGGTCGGCACCGGAGCGGGGGCCGGTTCGATCGGCAGACCCGGCA
Coding sequences within:
- a CDS encoding AAA family ATPase, with amino-acid sequence MNDVTRLALVDPDDRTRRDVKNLLLGLDMVWLEAETGRYEGFEDTVAQSRPDLALVALDGDPQRALALVNRITHEVPDCTVMTVSASQEGSLILQAMRAGAKEFLSHPLKIDDFIAALDRIRQSGGGGGEDGKPARGNRVIAVAGVSGGVGCTSLAVNLGCALAEDVHNSVTVIDLDLALGDADVWLDIIPDYTIQDVAENLSRLDYSLLKRSLTRHDCGAFLLPRPVQMEEMVTMGAEDLKRVIALLRATFSHLVIDIGKSYGALDQTVLDAADDILLVCQLDLPALRNVVRVLQYLDLQDKNAPKVKIVLNRMGLTDRQISVSKAMETIGREVYWKLPNDYGTMIESRNNGVPLITHAPTSRLTESIRGLAAKLDGADAAPAAVVKGSSKSLFRFLSKAKG